The Pseudarthrobacter defluvii DNA window TTCGCCTGAAACGCCCTGGCCAATGGGCCTGCGTCCGACCGGAGGACGGGACGCAGCACAATGCCCCCAGCAAGTTCACGAGCGAAGTCCACTGACCCACCCTACAGAGGAGAATCAGCCGCGCGTACAAACCAAAGACCCATCCACTGGACTTTGTGTCGTACCCATCCGGCAGAATGGGGTTTCAATTAGTCAAGTGTCTGGAATATGAGCCCTCTGACGAAAACCAGGACAGCAATGAACGAATTCTTTACTGCCTCTTCCGACAGGGGGATGCTCCGGTTGCAGTGGCTACCGGAAGTGCACATCACGTACCAGCTCGCCGTGCGTGCTGCCCGTGTCCTGGAGGGTTTGAGCGGCGGTCGCAGTCTGCCCCTCCTCGTTAATTTCGCCGGAGTTGCCGGGTTGACCCCGGAAGCCAGGGCCGGAATGAACGCGTACCGCGGGTTCTCCGCCGTGGCCCTGATCGGGGACGGGGCAATGGGCAAGGTCGTGGCTGCGTTCTCCCAGCGGTCCCTGACCCCCACCGCATATTTCACCAACGAGTCCGAAGCCATCAAATGGTTGTCGGAACAGGGCAGCCGACCCGGCGTCCCGAGTGAAGCACAGCAGACGGAGGCACAGCACACGGAGCGGTGAGCTCCACCCCGGTCGCTGCGACTTCCGACGCCGGCACCTGGCCGGGTGCGTCCCGCTCAGCGCGCTTCTCAATGCCCAGCAGCAGGGCACGGTCCATGACGAGGTAACCGGGGCGGATGGGGAAGCCCGGCTCCGGTGCTTGACGCGACATCCGGCACGGGTTAGAAAGTAAGCAGCCTTATTATTTATTTGTCGATTCTGCAAAGCGTTCTGCAAAAGGAGGACCTGACGTGAGTGAAAAGCCCGGCAACCAGACCCCCAACACCCCTGATGTGAGCGAGACGGAACTGCGCAAGATGAAGGTGGATGAACTCCGCAAGGAAGCGCGGGAAGAACATATCGCCGGCGCTTCGGGCATGCGTAAGGAAGAGCTGGTGACGGAGGTAGCCAAGGCCCGGCAGGAAGGCGGCGGAGGCAACGGGGATAAGGCTGCCGGAGGAGATGCGGAAGATCTCGGTGCCGGCCCCGACGGC harbors:
- a CDS encoding DUF7793 family protein, producing MNEFFTASSDRGMLRLQWLPEVHITYQLAVRAARVLEGLSGGRSLPLLVNFAGVAGLTPEARAGMNAYRGFSAVALIGDGAMGKVVAAFSQRSLTPTAYFTNESEAIKWLSEQGSRPGVPSEAQQTEAQHTER